The following nucleotide sequence is from Salinispirillum sp. LH 10-3-1.
GGCTGGAATATATTTTTCTACGACCCAGCTACTTTATGGAAAACCTGACCACCACCCTGCTGGCGGAAATTAAGGCTCATAGAACCATTACCCTACCTTCCCGTCAGGCACAATTTAATTGGGTTAGCGTGCAAGACATCGGAGCCATGGCGGCGTATCTCATTGCTCATTTCGACTCGCATAAAAACCAACCGTTGGTCATTTCCGGGCGTGAGAACTTGTCGTTCGGTGATGTGGTACAACGGATCAACCACCTGACCCATGCCGAGATACGCTACAAGAGCGTGAACCCATTGACGTACTACTTTCTAAAAAGGCGCGAAGGGCAACCCCGTGACAAGGTGATGGTGATGCTGGTTCTGCACTTTTTGCCGGTTCTGCAAGGCCCACCGCAGATCAGTGACCGCTTCGAGGCCATCATGCAGCGGGCACCGACCAGTATTGATCAGTTCATCGCGGATAACCGCTCTTTCTTTTTGTCTTAGGCTTCAAGCGCGCGGGTCAGTCCGCAACCCTGCCATCCTTGGCTTTCGCGTGTGTTAGATCAAGCCAAACGCCAACATGGCGTCGGCGACTCGTCGAAACCCGGCAATATTAGCGCCGACGACATAGTTGCCTGGTTCGCCATATTCTTCCGCTGCGTTGTGGCAGTCTCGGAAAATATTGCGCATGATGTCGTGCAACCGCTCTTCTGTATGCTCGAATGTCCACGCATCTCGACTGGCGTTCTGCTGCATCTCCAAGGCCGATGTCGCCACGCCACCCGCATTGGCAGCTTTACCCGGCCCGTAAGCCAACTTGCCGGCTTCCAGCACTTTCATGGCTTCCGGCGTACAGGGCATGTTGGCGCCCTCACACAGCGCTATACACCCCTGCTCGACCAGTTTTTTCGCCGCTGCTTCGTCAATCTCGTTTTGTGTGGCGCAGGGCAATGCCAGATCACAGGGGATGTCCCAAATAGACGCGCCTTCACGAAACTCAGCGTGGGGATGGTGTTTTACATAAGCGGATATGCGAGCGCGCTCTACTTCTTTGAGCTGTTTCACAGTCTCCAGGTTCAGGCCCTCCGGGTCGTAGATAACGCCACCAGAGTCCGAGCATGCCACCACCTTGGCTCCCATTCCCTGTAACTTTTCGATGGCGTATATGGCCACGTTACCCGAACCGGACACCACCGCAGTCTTCCCTGAAACGCTGTTATCACGCGCTTGCAGCATTTCTTCCAAGAAAAAGACCACACCGTAACCGGTGGCCTCTCGACGTACCAATGAACCACCCCACGAAGGGTTTTTACCGGTGAACACGCCAGATTCATAACGGTTGGTAATGCGTTTGTACTGTCCGAACAGATACCCTATTTCCCGCGCGCCGACGCCAATATCGCCCGCTGGCACATCGGTCAGTTCTCCGATGTGTCGGTACAACTCAGTCATGTAACTTTGGCAAAAACGCATGACCTCATCGTCCGACTTACCTTTAGGGTCAAAGTCTGAGCCGCCTTTACCGCCACCAATCGGCAAGCCGGTAAGAGCATTTTTGAAAATCTGCTCGAAGCCCAAGAACTTGATGGTGTCGAGGTACACGCTGGGGTGAAAGCGCAGGCCGCCCTTGTACGGGCCAAGCGCGCTGTTGAAACCGACACGAAAGCCCCGATTGATGTGCACTTCGCCTTGGTCGTCCTGCCAGGGAACGCGAAAGATGATTTGGCGTTCAGGCTCACAAATACGCTCGATTATCTTGCGCTCAGCGTATTTTGGGTGTTGCCGCAATACCGGAGCCAGCGTATCCAGTACCTCCTTGACCGCTTGATGAAAATCCGTTTCACCAGGATTACGCTCGACGACTTGCTGATAGATTTCGGAAATGCGCTGGGTTGCTTCAGGCATGAAACGTTCTCCTTAGAAATGGTTGCCACATTGTGGCTGAATCTTTACAGAAGCAGTAGGCGATTGCGCTCTTTATACTTTGCGAGTACGAAAGAGATGTGGCCATTCCATGCTATATTTGCTCAATCTTGGTGCACTTTATGTGCGTATTGTTTCTTCTTTAAGGATGGCTTTCATTGTCCACACACCGCTGGTTTGATTGGGCGCTGCTGCTGAGCTTGTCGCTCGCTTGGGGGTTTACCTTTGTCCTCATATCGGTAGCCTTGCAGAGCTTTCCGCCCATGACGCTGGTAGCGATTCGCTTGGTGACCGGTGCCCTGACGCTCTATGTGATCATGCGCTGGCAAGGCTTGCGGTTACCCAACGACCTCGCATGGTGGCGGCGTTTTGCCACTTTGGCGGCGATCGGTAACATAGTGCCGTTTACGCTGATTTCTTGGGGCGAGCTGTATATTTCCAGCAGTTTAGCCGGGATATTGATGGCTTTGATGCCCATCAGTGTGATGATTCTAGCGCACTTCTTTGTCGCTAACGAGCGTATCACCCTGCGCAAAGCCGCGGGCTTTGTTCTGGGCTTGGTGGGCGTGTTGGTGCTGGTTGGCGCTGAAGCACTGACGGGCTTGGGCGGCATGGCAGTGTTAGCGCAACTGGCCATTGTGGCCGCTACCCTCTGTTACGCCGTGAACAGCATCATTACCAAGCGTATTCCGGCCATTCACGTCTTGGTAGCTGCGACCGGCACCCTGGTTGCGGGCAGCGTGATCCTGACCCCTATCGCACTGTGGATTGACCAGCCTTGGCAAAACCCGGTGTATGCCGGGCCGCTGGCCTCTGTGTTGGTATTGGGCGTACTGTCTACCGGGCTGGCGACTTGGGTGTATTTTTTGATCGTCGCACGCCGCGGACCCAGTTTCTTGTCGATGATTAATTACATCATCCCGGTGGTAGCGTTCACCGCCGGTGTCTGGCTGCTGGGTGAGCCCGCCGCGCTGCAAAAATTCATCGCTTTGGGCGCCATCTTCGCCGGTATCGCTATTGCTCAGACGCGACGCCGCCGTGCGGTTACACCCTGACCGGCCTGTATCATTAACGCAGTGCGTTGAAATTAACCGCATTGGCCAGCGGCGTGAAGCGTTCCAATGCGCGCTCGGTGGTCATGTCAGGTTCGTTGGAATCAAGCAGCGATATAGAAACCGTTACGTCGGGCGTTGCCCAGAACGTCATAGCCCAGAAGTTATTGCCATTATCCAACCATCCCGGAACACTGCCGTGCCAAAGCAGTTCACGCGGCATTCTAGCCAACTGATGTTCGGTGTAGATATCAGGCTCGGCGGCCCAGCGCAGCATTTCGCGAAGATTCTCCTCCCAATACCCCAACCCCTGGCGTTGCATGTTCAAATGTTCCTGTAGGACTTCTACCGACACTCCTGGCCAGTCGGTATATTGGGTCGTATAGGAATGCACTTGAAAAATAATGAGCGGGGCTGCGTCGCCTTCATAATCACTGCGTTCGTTGCCATACACTTTAATCGCCAAATTGACCCCGCAGTTTTGTCGCGACAACAGCTGCCCCTCGAACTGACTCACTGCTGGTAGCATCAGGAACAAAGGCTCCAGTGCAGGAGGGCATTGGACATCGGGATTCCAGTCGACATCCACCCACTCTTCATCATCTGCACTGCCGTATTCCAGGGCAGAAAAGGTATCGTAGTCCGAATGATCGACGGTGGTTGATTGTGCTGTAGTCGACGTATCATCACCACATGCGGTGAGAGCCAACACCACTATTAAAAGAGCCAACATTTCCTTGCGCATGATGTTCTCCAACGAATGAATGGCGTGATCTTAACGCTCTTTTTGTACAAAAAGAATACAGTTCAACGCACATTCAATGGTGGCGATACGCCGTCAGGGCCGTTGATCATCTCCGTGTAAGCGGTGTGATGAATTAACCGGGCTTTGGCGCGAAAGCGCTTGGGGATTTGGTCGCGCGCGCGACTTAGGCTGGGGTAGGGTTCGGCACCCAGTGGATAGCGCTGGTCGCCGTCAAGCAGCCAAACGCGGTACCCGGCCGCGCTGGCTTCGATGATGTAGTCTCGCATAGTGCTCCCCTTAAACAGCGAAGCACCGTTATGTCGAAAAACGCCATGAGCTACCAAGAGCGCAGTAGTTTTCCTCTATGCTTCGCCTTCTTTATAGAAATTCTTGTACACATAATTCGTCGCTTCTACAAAACCATCTACGCTGCCGCAGTCAAATCGGGTTCCTCTGAATTTGTACGCCATGACGCAGCCATCTTTCGCCTGCTGCAAAAGTGCATCCGTTAACTGGATCTCATCGTTCTTACCCGGTTTGGTGTTGCGGATGATGTCGAAAATATCCGGCGTCAAAATGTAGCGCCCGATGATGGCCAGATTCGACGGCGCGGTGCCTTTAGCGGGCTTCTCCACCATGTTGTCGACGCGATACAGGCCGTCTTTCATGGCTTCCCCGGCTATCACACCGTACTTGTGGATTTCATCGTCGGGGACTTCCATCACCGCCACGATGCTGCAACGAAATTGTTTATAGATTTTTACCATCTGCGCCATCACGTTGTCTTCGCCAGGCAGTGGCAAGCACAGGTCATCCGCCAGTACGACCCCGAAGGCTTCGTTACCAATCAGGGTTTCACCGGTCAGGATGGCGTGACCCAGGCCTTTCATCTCCGCTTGGCGTGTGAAAGAAAACTGCGCGTTCGCCATAACGTGACGGATGGACTTCAAGTAGCTTTCTTTACTCGAGCCGGAGATTTGATGCTCCAGTTCGTAGGAAATATCAAAGTGGTCAGCAATGGCACGCTTACCGCGCCCGGTTACAAAACCGATTCGCTTCAGGTCAGCCTCAATGGCTTCCTCTACCCCATATTGCACTAGGGGTTTGTTCACCACCGGCATCATTTCTTTGGCCAAGGCTTTGGTGGCAGGCAAGAAGCGCGTACCGTAACCCGCAACGGGAAATAGGCATTTATTGATCATCTTAATTCCTTCTCAATTTCTGGTATCTCTGTTACCCGAGCAATTGCCATGCCGGGGCATAAAAACTGCATAGTGTATGCCGAGGAGGCTTTACCTATGGATACAGCATTATTAGCGTCACGCCTGACCGCTCTCTGCCAAAGCATCTACCCTGACAAGGTGGTGCAGCGAATTGTCCCACAGATCATCAGCATGGTCGATGATGGTGCTTCGCACCACAATGGTGCAATCGTACCTGCATTGTCGGAGCGCAGTGTCTTGTTGATTACCTACGGCAACAGTGTGTTGCACGACGGCGAGAAGCCACTAGCGACGTTACAGCGCTTTGTCGAACGCCACGTACCCGAGATGACGCACGTTCACATACTACCCTTCTTTCCTTACAGTTCTGATGACGGTTTTTCGGTGATCGACTATTTGATGGTCGACCCCGGGCTCGGCGATTGGTCCGACATCGCTGCTTTGGGTGAACAACGGGAGCTGATGTTCGATTTTGTGTTGAACCATATTTCACGCGAGAGCGTCTGGTTCGCCGACTATGTATCCAACCACCCGCCGGGCAACCAATACTTCATCGAGATGCCGCCCGAAACCGACGTGCGTCAGGTTGTGCGGCCCCGCAGCCAAGCCTTGCTGACACCTATTTATACCCGGCGCGGTGTGAGCCACGTTTGGGCCACGTTCTCGCCGGATCAAATCGACCTGAACTACGAAAACCCCGACGTATTGCTG
It contains:
- a CDS encoding DMT family transporter is translated as MSTHRWFDWALLLSLSLAWGFTFVLISVALQSFPPMTLVAIRLVTGALTLYVIMRWQGLRLPNDLAWWRRFATLAAIGNIVPFTLISWGELYISSSLAGILMALMPISVMILAHFFVANERITLRKAAGFVLGLVGVLVLVGAEALTGLGGMAVLAQLAIVAATLCYAVNSIITKRIPAIHVLVAATGTLVAGSVILTPIALWIDQPWQNPVYAGPLASVLVLGVLSTGLATWVYFLIVARRGPSFLSMINYIIPVVAFTAGVWLLGEPAALQKFIALGAIFAGIAIAQTRRRRAVTP
- a CDS encoding NAD(P)H-binding protein yields the protein MKVLITGATGNVGLALLKALADQSSIEVVAGVRDMAHDKAHFPVLEGLECRLFDFEKAETFDTALQGIDLVFLLRPPHIADIPRYFAPLIQKIKDMGIAKVVLLSVQGAERSNIIPHRKIEKLILEHGLEYIFLRPSYFMENLTTTLLAEIKAHRTITLPSRQAQFNWVSVQDIGAMAAYLIAHFDSHKNQPLVISGRENLSFGDVVQRINHLTHAEIRYKSVNPLTYYFLKRREGQPRDKVMVMLVLHFLPVLQGPPQISDRFEAIMQRAPTSIDQFIADNRSFFLS
- the gdhA gene encoding NADP-specific glutamate dehydrogenase translates to MPEATQRISEIYQQVVERNPGETDFHQAVKEVLDTLAPVLRQHPKYAERKIIERICEPERQIIFRVPWQDDQGEVHINRGFRVGFNSALGPYKGGLRFHPSVYLDTIKFLGFEQIFKNALTGLPIGGGKGGSDFDPKGKSDDEVMRFCQSYMTELYRHIGELTDVPAGDIGVGAREIGYLFGQYKRITNRYESGVFTGKNPSWGGSLVRREATGYGVVFFLEEMLQARDNSVSGKTAVVSGSGNVAIYAIEKLQGMGAKVVACSDSGGVIYDPEGLNLETVKQLKEVERARISAYVKHHPHAEFREGASIWDIPCDLALPCATQNEIDEAAAKKLVEQGCIALCEGANMPCTPEAMKVLEAGKLAYGPGKAANAGGVATSALEMQQNASRDAWTFEHTEERLHDIMRNIFRDCHNAAEEYGEPGNYVVGANIAGFRRVADAMLAFGLI
- the galU gene encoding UTP--glucose-1-phosphate uridylyltransferase GalU — encoded protein: MINKCLFPVAGYGTRFLPATKALAKEMMPVVNKPLVQYGVEEAIEADLKRIGFVTGRGKRAIADHFDISYELEHQISGSSKESYLKSIRHVMANAQFSFTRQAEMKGLGHAILTGETLIGNEAFGVVLADDLCLPLPGEDNVMAQMVKIYKQFRCSIVAVMEVPDDEIHKYGVIAGEAMKDGLYRVDNMVEKPAKGTAPSNLAIIGRYILTPDIFDIIRNTKPGKNDEIQLTDALLQQAKDGCVMAYKFRGTRFDCGSVDGFVEATNYVYKNFYKEGEA